One Dreissena polymorpha isolate Duluth1 chromosome 9, UMN_Dpol_1.0, whole genome shotgun sequence genomic window carries:
- the LOC127845694 gene encoding uncharacterized protein LOC127845694 — MDAEMDDPTKSIIWSEKFLGNGDGFVTTGPFANFKAHTSDSILMRNIGVSGSLMTNEGIHGVLSQNRTADISNPRAPKQNNLELQHNTVHAWIGGNMDDLSQSCEDPVFYMHHAFVDYLWEEFRTRQKMVGIDPETDYPDIDWGEHQHAPDAPLGFGDLRNIDALSNVFADLVKYDPSPVCTRTHPTCISKFLRCDASRAYPVCVSLSREELNSETERPSELCVEAQMTRAVQNSFSINLHCDVRKWVYIPVKIVLQRPPEFSNYKAYPVLNNEPVRNTDVFSTISIDKNISHHLAAYPNCKITSSAARKIFIESNGLNYYGKYKDFTILDQRHALSSATTYLGVKSPESNHTDVIVTAFDYCGRTCRPFCLDITVSPPKSRPCSGVIRVTEDEPKQYGHNYAEAVNMRWSASGPDELPEEAPFHFITFYCDYSGHWPWDESIQRSVHGSKNIFNTPQLRESFDGHFQEKIPGINSPPPQFPHSHSHSTRLLPPPSLLPPTGPQAVSKSQNDKNESAKFTKPLIKTSPRITIIRAKSRRPDPKQEISLPAIQAAVSATRIPNIRTLNLSSATSRPAGQLHRRQQHPVPQQSLRQFHLSQTTPWNIATPLSQPAVVNTRQERLSTFTAPTSSNRLFNQERFSDFLSQSPQRAPDMIAFRDGCRLNRACQLAMSCSPCRHKARQPCLPPSRLVAICLNGVYTVENRFVEFTG, encoded by the coding sequence ATGGACGCAGAAATGGACGACCCTACAAAGTCTATCATCTGGTCGGAAAAGTTCCTAGGCAACGGGGACGGCTTTGTGACCACGGGACCCTTTGCAAACTTCAAGGCACATACATCGGATTCCATTCTTATGAGAAACATCGGGGTTTCCGGTTCTCTAATGACTAACGAGGGAATACACGGTGTGCTCTCGCAAAACAGAACAGCGGATATATCCAATCCGCGAGCTCCAAAACAAAATAACTTAGAATTGCAGCACAACACGGTCCATGCGTGGATTGGTGGAAACATGGACGACCTGAGTCAAAGCTGCGAGGACCCGGTGTTTTATATGCACCACGCGTTCGTAGATTATTTATGGGAGGAGTTCCGAACGCGTCAGAAAATGGTAGGCATTGATCCCGAAACGGACTATCCTGATATCGATTGGGGCGAACACCAGCACGCTCCGGATGCCCCACTTGGGTTCGGGGACCTTAGAAACATCGATGCTCTAAGTAACGTGTTCGCGGATCTTGTCAAATACGACCCATCGCCCGTCTGCACAAGGACGCACCCGACGTGTATTTCAAAGTTTCTCCGCTGTGACGCGTCCAGAGCGTACCCCGTGTGCGTGAGTTTGTCTCGCGAGGAGCTGAACAGTGAAACGGAGCGACCCAGCGAGCTTTGCGTGGAGGCGCAAATGACTCGTGCTGTACAGAACAGCTTCTCGATTAATCTACACTGTGATGTGCGGAAATGGGTATATATACCTGTGAAAATAGTGTTGCAGAGACCTCCCGAGTTCTCGAATTACAAGGCATACCCGGTGTTAAATAATGAGCCCGTCCGGAATACAGACGTGTTTTCTACAATATCTATCGATAAGAACATAAGTCATCATCTGGCTGCGTATCCGAACTGTAAAATAACAAGTTCGGCAGcaagaaaaatatttattgagtCTAATGGTCTGAACTATTACGGCAAATACAAGGATTTTACCATTCTTGATCAAAGACATGCTCTGTCGTCTGCGACGACTTACTTAGGTGTGAAATCACCAGAATCTAATCACACTGATGTGATAGTGACAGCTTTCGATTACTGCGGGCGCACGTGTCGCCCTTTTTGTCTCGACATAACCGTGTCTCCGCCAAAGTCTAGGCCCTGTTCCGGCGTCATTCGCGTCACGGAAGACGAACCGAAACAATATGGCCACAATTACGCGGAAGCTGTTAACATGCGTTGGAGTGCCAGCGGACCGGATGAGCTTCCTGAAGAGGCTCCTTTCCACTTCATTACGTTTTACTGTGATTACTCGGGCCATTGGCCGTGGGACGAAAGCATACAAAGAAGCGTTCATggttctaaaaatatatttaacacaccACAATTAAGAGAGTCGTTTGATGGTCATTTTCAGGAGAAGATTCCTGGTATTAATTCGCCTCCTCCTCAGTTCCCCCATTCTCATTCCCATTCCACTCGTCTTCTTCCGCCACCATCTCTTCTTCCCCCTACTGGCCCACAAGCTGTGTCTAAATCACAAAATGATAAAAACGAAAGCGCTAAATTCACAAAGCCGCTTATTAAAACTTCACCGAGAATAACTATTATACGTGCTAAAAGCCGTCGGCCTGATCCCAAACAGGAAATCTCTTTACCAGCTATTCAAGCAGCGGTCAGTGCGACACGAATTCCGAATATCAGAACTTTAAACTTAAGTAGCGCAACAAGCAGGCCAGCAGGTCAGCTACACCGGCGTCAACAACACCCGGTACCACAGCAATCGCTCCGCCAATTTCATCTATCTCAAACCACGCCGTGGAACATTGCAACTCCGTTAAGCCAACCCGCCGTTGTCAACACGCGACAGGAACGGCTGTCCACATTCACAGCACCTACCTCATCGAATAGATTGTTCAATCAGGAACGCTTCAGCGACTTCCTGTCACAGTCGCCACAACGAGCGCCGGACATGATTGCTTTTAGAG